The following are encoded together in the Magnetospirillum gryphiswaldense MSR-1 v2 genome:
- a CDS encoding helix-turn-helix domain-containing protein codes for MSTTTPDETSETPAPLPQSVGATLRHARSQTGKSLAEVASMLRIRQPYLLALEEGRHKDLPGGAYAIGFLRTYSEFLDLDGEEMLRRFRAEASGDLHPRSELVFPSPVSEGRIPGGAVLFVGLLLAGIAYGGWYLLSSRDTSVAEMVPALPDRLTSVLNRPANVTAEPQPAKKAPEPVKLNEPANLTPAKETEVVPPAEEEEAKPKPVEPSPPPVTPPAPAKVEPVKAEPVKAEPAKPEPPKPEPVKAEPVKVETPKPVEPTKVEPAKVEPPKAEPPKAEATKPSVDHGDSRVVLTAAGDDCWIQVREMDGQLLMSRLLRKGDAYAVPNRPGLTLMVGNAGALDVAVDGRKAPALGAAGQVRRDIRLDPDKLSGG; via the coding sequence GTGTCCACGACCACGCCAGACGAGACTTCGGAAACGCCTGCGCCCTTGCCGCAAAGCGTCGGCGCCACCTTGCGTCATGCCCGCAGCCAGACCGGCAAGAGCTTGGCCGAGGTCGCCTCCATGCTGCGTATCCGCCAGCCTTATCTGTTGGCCCTGGAAGAGGGACGGCACAAGGATCTGCCCGGCGGCGCCTATGCCATCGGCTTCTTGCGCACCTATTCCGAATTCCTCGACCTGGACGGCGAGGAAATGCTGCGCCGGTTCCGGGCCGAGGCCTCGGGCGATTTGCACCCGCGCTCGGAACTGGTGTTCCCGTCGCCGGTCTCCGAGGGCCGCATCCCCGGCGGTGCCGTGCTGTTCGTCGGCCTGCTGCTGGCCGGAATCGCCTATGGCGGCTGGTACCTGCTGTCGTCGCGCGACACCTCGGTGGCCGAAATGGTCCCGGCCCTGCCCGATCGCCTGACCTCGGTGCTGAACCGCCCGGCCAATGTCACCGCCGAGCCGCAACCGGCGAAAAAGGCGCCTGAGCCGGTCAAACTGAACGAACCGGCAAACCTGACCCCGGCCAAGGAAACCGAAGTGGTGCCGCCGGCTGAGGAGGAAGAGGCCAAGCCCAAGCCTGTCGAACCAAGTCCGCCCCCGGTCACCCCCCCGGCCCCCGCGAAGGTCGAGCCCGTGAAGGCGGAACCCGTGAAAGCGGAACCCGCCAAACCGGAACCCCCTAAGCCGGAACCCGTGAAGGCGGAACCCGTGAAGGTCGAAACACCCAAGCCGGTCGAACCGACCAAAGTGGAACCGGCCAAGGTCGAACCGCCTAAGGCCGAGCCGCCCAAGGCCGAAGCCACCAAGCCGTCGGTCGATCATGGCGATTCCCGCGTGGTCCTGACCGCTGCCGGCGACGATTGCTGGATTCAGGTGCGCGAGATGGACGGCCAATTGCTGATGAGCCGACTTTTGCGCAAGGGCGACGCCTATGCCGTCCCCAATCGCCCCGGGCTAACCCTGATGGTTGGCAATGCCGGTGCCCTGGACGTGGCGGTGGACGGCAGGAAGGCCCCGGCCCTGGGCGCCGCCGGTCAGGTTCGTCGCGACATCCGCCTGGACCCGGACAAGCTGTCCGGCGGCTGA
- a CDS encoding molybdenum cofactor biosynthesis protein MoaE, giving the protein MIRVQAEDFDPGAELAAFSAGNGKVGGICMFLGLVRDYLGDHPGQGAGVSAMTLEHYPGMTERQLAAIEAEARDRWPLHEVLIIHRHGRLEPGERIVLVATASSHREAAFQSCHFLMDWLKTKAPFWKIEHTDQGDQWVAAKDEDDDAARRWTR; this is encoded by the coding sequence ATGATCCGGGTCCAGGCCGAGGATTTCGACCCCGGCGCCGAACTGGCCGCCTTTAGTGCCGGTAACGGCAAGGTCGGCGGCATCTGCATGTTCCTCGGGCTGGTGCGCGATTATCTCGGCGACCATCCGGGCCAGGGGGCGGGGGTCAGCGCCATGACCCTGGAACATTATCCCGGCATGACCGAACGTCAATTGGCGGCCATCGAGGCCGAGGCTCGCGACCGCTGGCCGCTGCACGAGGTGCTGATCATCCATCGCCATGGCCGGTTGGAACCGGGCGAGCGCATCGTCCTGGTCGCCACCGCCTCGTCCCACCGCGAGGCGGCGTTCCAGTCCTGCCACTTCCTGATGGACTGGCTGAAGACCAAGGCGCCGTTCTGGAAGATCGAGCACACCGACCAGGGCGACCAATGGGTGGCGGCCAAGGATGAGGACGACGACGCGGCCCGGCGCTGGACTCGCTGA
- the moaD gene encoding molybdopterin converting factor subunit 1 produces the protein MNVLYFAWLRAKVGVGEEILVVPENVTTTGALVEWLKTRSDGHAQAFADLKLVRVAVNQDYVGWDHPIKPADEVAFFPPVTGG, from the coding sequence ATGAACGTGCTGTATTTCGCCTGGCTGCGGGCCAAGGTCGGTGTGGGTGAGGAAATTCTGGTGGTGCCGGAAAACGTCACCACCACCGGCGCCCTGGTGGAATGGCTGAAGACCCGTTCGGACGGCCATGCCCAGGCCTTCGCCGACCTGAAGCTGGTGCGCGTCGCCGTCAACCAGGATTATGTCGGTTGGGATCATCCGATCAAACCCGCCGACGAGGTGGCTTTCTTCCCGCCCGTGACCGGAGGCTGA
- the glp gene encoding gephyrin-like molybdotransferase Glp encodes MAYDAGDTMISVEQALALLESRVQPLGLTEVVALPDALGRVLAEDVVSPLDVPAFANSAMDGYAFALAGLPADGRLRRVGRSAAGHPFDGVVGAGECIRILTGAMMPQGADCVAMQEDCSVDGDVVTVPTSLKPGANWRHAGEDVAHGATVLYTGSRLRPQEIGLAAAVGRTALRVYRPLRAAVFSTGDEINPPGSPLPPGGIYDSNRFTAGALLRALGIEVTDLGILADDRAAIIAALDKAALDHDVILTSGGVSVGDEDHVKAAVETLGALHFWRLAIKPGKPVALGEIKGRTFIGLPGNPVAVMVCFMLLARPLLLRLMGLRQCAPLMVPVRADFSFRRKPGRREWLRARVVNRDGQLWAEKFPVESSGVLSSMVWAEGLVAVPEDMGDVAPGALLDFVSFAEVLR; translated from the coding sequence ATGGCCTATGATGCCGGCGACACGATGATTTCGGTCGAACAGGCCCTTGCCTTGTTGGAAAGCCGGGTCCAGCCCCTGGGCCTGACCGAGGTGGTGGCTTTGCCCGATGCCCTGGGCCGGGTGCTGGCCGAGGATGTGGTGTCGCCGCTGGATGTGCCGGCCTTCGCCAATTCGGCCATGGACGGTTATGCCTTCGCCCTGGCGGGGCTGCCCGCCGATGGGCGCCTGCGCCGGGTCGGGCGCTCCGCCGCCGGCCATCCCTTCGACGGCGTGGTGGGCGCGGGGGAGTGCATCCGTATCCTCACCGGGGCGATGATGCCCCAGGGCGCCGATTGCGTCGCCATGCAGGAGGATTGCAGTGTCGACGGCGATGTGGTGACCGTGCCGACCAGCCTGAAGCCGGGCGCTAATTGGCGCCATGCCGGCGAGGACGTGGCTCATGGCGCCACCGTGCTCTACACCGGCAGCCGTCTGCGCCCGCAAGAGATCGGTCTGGCGGCGGCGGTGGGTCGCACCGCCCTTCGTGTCTATCGCCCGCTGCGCGCCGCCGTGTTTTCCACCGGTGACGAGATCAATCCGCCGGGCAGCCCATTGCCGCCGGGCGGCATCTATGATTCCAACCGCTTCACCGCCGGCGCCTTGCTGCGTGCGCTGGGCATCGAGGTCACCGATCTGGGCATCCTGGCCGACGACCGCGCGGCGATCATCGCCGCCCTGGACAAGGCGGCACTGGACCATGACGTCATCCTGACCTCGGGCGGGGTGTCGGTGGGCGACGAAGACCACGTCAAGGCGGCGGTAGAAACTCTGGGGGCCTTGCATTTCTGGCGTCTGGCCATCAAGCCGGGCAAGCCGGTGGCTTTGGGCGAGATCAAGGGCCGCACCTTCATCGGCCTGCCCGGCAATCCGGTGGCGGTGATGGTCTGTTTCATGCTGTTGGCTCGGCCCCTGCTGCTGCGGCTGATGGGCTTGCGCCAGTGCGCCCCGCTGATGGTGCCGGTGCGCGCCGATTTCAGTTTCCGCCGCAAGCCGGGGCGGCGCGAATGGCTGCGTGCCCGCGTGGTCAACCGCGACGGTCAGTTGTGGGCCGAGAAATTCCCGGTGGAAAGTTCGGGCGTGTTGTCGTCCATGGTCTGGGCCGAAGGTCTGGTGGCGGTGCCGGAAGATATGGGCGACGTCGCCCCCGGTGCCCTTTTGGATTTCGTTTCCTTCGCCGAGGTGCTGCGATGA
- the mobB gene encoding molybdopterin-guanine dinucleotide biosynthesis protein B codes for MKIFGLSGHSGSGKTTLMVKLVPLLTAKGLTVSTIKQANAGFDADKPGKDSYLHREAGAKEVLVASAKRWALMHEYRDEPEFTMDQLLARMSAVDLVLVEGFRQWPHPRIEVWRQAVGKPPFFPDDPQVVAVASPDQPDGLDRPLLDLDDAGAITRFILKNLGF; via the coding sequence ATGAAGATTTTCGGCCTTTCGGGCCATTCGGGCAGCGGCAAGACCACGCTGATGGTCAAGCTGGTGCCGCTGTTGACGGCCAAGGGCCTGACGGTGTCGACCATCAAGCAGGCCAATGCCGGTTTCGACGCCGATAAGCCGGGCAAGGATTCGTACCTGCACCGCGAGGCCGGGGCCAAGGAAGTGCTGGTGGCCTCGGCCAAGCGCTGGGCCTTGATGCACGAATACCGCGACGAGCCGGAATTCACCATGGACCAGCTGTTGGCGCGCATGAGCGCGGTCGATCTGGTGCTGGTCGAAGGCTTCCGCCAATGGCCACATCCGCGCATCGAAGTGTGGCGGCAGGCCGTCGGCAAGCCGCCGTTCTTCCCCGATGACCCGCAGGTGGTGGCGGTGGCCTCCCCCGACCAGCCCGACGGCCTGGACCGGCCTTTGCTGGATCTGGACGATGCCGGGGCGATTACCCGTTTCATCCTGAAAAACCTAGGATTCTAG
- the pgsA gene encoding CDP-diacylglycerol--glycerol-3-phosphate 3-phosphatidyltransferase, which translates to MLTSLPNLLTLSRIVVIPLVILTFYIEGAWTHWAACALFVAAAITDWFDGWLARSWNQVSAFGRFLDPIADKLLVAAVLFMLVAFDRVSQWSELPALVILLREILVSGLREFLAEIRVGMPVTRLAKWKTGFQMVALPVLLVGQAGPAMIPVQAIGEGFLWVAAALTMITGWDYLRSGLKHLTGPTK; encoded by the coding sequence ATGCTGACCAGTCTGCCCAACCTCTTGACCTTGTCGCGGATCGTGGTGATCCCCCTGGTCATCCTGACCTTCTACATCGAAGGCGCCTGGACCCATTGGGCCGCCTGCGCCCTGTTCGTCGCCGCCGCCATCACCGATTGGTTCGACGGCTGGTTGGCGCGGTCGTGGAATCAGGTGTCGGCCTTCGGCCGCTTCCTCGACCCCATCGCCGACAAGCTGCTGGTCGCCGCCGTTTTGTTCATGCTGGTGGCCTTCGACCGGGTCAGCCAGTGGAGCGAACTGCCGGCCCTGGTCATCTTGTTGCGCGAGATATTGGTGTCGGGCCTGCGTGAGTTTCTGGCGGAAATCCGTGTCGGCATGCCGGTGACCCGGCTGGCCAAGTGGAAGACCGGCTTCCAGATGGTGGCGCTGCCGGTGCTGCTGGTGGGCCAAGCCGGTCCGGCCATGATCCCGGTGCAGGCAATCGGCGAGGGCTTTTTGTGGGTGGCCGCCGCCCTGACCATGATCACCGGCTGGGATTATCTGCGCTCCGGTCTCAAACACCTGACCGGGCCGACGAAATGA
- the uvrC gene encoding excinuclease ABC subunit UvrC yields the protein MTTDNAHRAESDLSDRPLAVGVTVIERFLATLPATPGVYRMLNQRGDVLYVGKAKSLKKRVVAYTKPERQTLRIQRMIAETAFMEVITTHTEVEALLLESNLIKTLGPRYNILLKDDKTFPHILLTGDHDWPQVVKHRGARSRRGEYFGPFASAGAVNQTLSALQRAFLLRSCTDSVFSSRTRPCLLFQIKRCSAPCVDRIDHAEYMDLVAQARAFLSGQSQVIQRDLAKRMEASAEAMEYEQAAVYRDRIRALSRIQAHQDINPADVAEADVVALHQAGGQTCVQVFFFRSGCNYGNRAYFPQHAAEAEASEVMAAFLGQFYADKQPPREILLSQEPAEAEIVAAALSAKAGRKVIVSVPKRGDRKRLIEHAYDNAREALGRRMAESSAQGTLLDGVAELFGLDARPTRIEVYDNSHIQGTNAVGGMIVAGPDGLMKAAYRKFNIRSTELTPGDDFAMMREVLTRRFQRAQKEDPDRDRGQWPDLVLIDGGLGQLNATVEVLADLGIEDVALVSIAKGPDRNAGRERFFMPGKEPFSLPMKDPVLYFLQRLRDEAHRFAIGAHRTRRAGDMVRSPLDEIDGIGAARKKALLHHFGSAREAAAAGLADLEAVPGISKSMAKKIYDHFHPQG from the coding sequence ATGACAACCGATAATGCGCACAGGGCTGAATCCGACCTTTCCGACCGCCCGCTGGCGGTGGGGGTGACGGTGATCGAACGCTTTCTCGCCACCTTGCCGGCGACGCCCGGCGTGTATCGCATGCTCAACCAGCGTGGCGATGTGCTTTATGTGGGCAAGGCCAAAAGCCTGAAGAAGCGGGTGGTGGCCTATACCAAGCCCGAGCGCCAGACCTTGCGCATCCAGCGCATGATCGCCGAAACCGCGTTCATGGAAGTGATCACCACCCATACCGAGGTGGAAGCCTTGTTGCTGGAAAGCAACCTGATCAAGACCTTGGGGCCGCGCTATAACATTCTGCTCAAGGACGACAAGACCTTTCCCCATATCCTGCTGACCGGCGATCATGACTGGCCGCAGGTGGTCAAGCACCGGGGCGCCCGCTCGCGGCGGGGGGAATATTTCGGCCCGTTTGCTTCCGCCGGGGCGGTCAACCAGACGCTGTCGGCCTTGCAGCGGGCGTTTTTGCTGCGTTCATGCACCGATTCGGTGTTTTCCAGCCGCACGCGCCCGTGTCTTTTGTTCCAGATCAAGCGTTGTTCGGCGCCGTGCGTCGACCGCATCGACCATGCCGAATACATGGATCTGGTGGCCCAGGCCCGCGCTTTTCTGTCCGGCCAGTCCCAGGTCATCCAGCGCGATCTGGCCAAGCGCATGGAAGCCAGTGCCGAAGCCATGGAATACGAACAGGCGGCGGTCTACCGCGACCGTATCCGGGCGTTGTCGCGCATTCAGGCGCACCAGGATATCAACCCCGCCGACGTGGCCGAGGCCGATGTGGTAGCGCTGCACCAGGCCGGCGGTCAAACCTGTGTGCAGGTGTTCTTCTTCCGCTCGGGCTGCAATTACGGCAACCGCGCCTATTTTCCCCAGCACGCCGCCGAGGCCGAGGCGTCCGAGGTGATGGCGGCATTCCTGGGCCAGTTCTACGCCGACAAACAGCCCCCGCGGGAAATCCTGCTGAGCCAGGAGCCGGCCGAGGCGGAGATCGTCGCCGCCGCCTTGTCGGCCAAGGCCGGGCGCAAGGTGATTGTAAGCGTGCCCAAGCGCGGTGACCGCAAGCGCCTGATCGAGCATGCCTATGACAATGCGCGCGAGGCCTTGGGCCGGCGCATGGCCGAAAGCTCGGCCCAGGGTACATTGCTGGACGGGGTGGCGGAACTGTTCGGCCTCGATGCCCGCCCCACGCGCATCGAGGTCTACGACAACAGCCATATCCAGGGCACCAACGCCGTGGGCGGCATGATCGTCGCCGGCCCCGACGGGTTGATGAAGGCGGCCTATCGCAAGTTCAACATCCGCTCGACCGAGCTGACCCCCGGCGACGATTTCGCCATGATGCGCGAGGTGCTGACCCGGCGCTTCCAGCGGGCGCAAAAGGAAGACCCCGACCGCGATCGCGGCCAATGGCCTGATCTGGTGCTGATCGACGGCGGTCTGGGCCAACTGAATGCCACGGTGGAAGTGCTGGCCGATCTGGGTATCGAGGACGTCGCCTTGGTCTCCATCGCCAAGGGGCCGGACCGCAATGCCGGGCGCGAACGCTTTTTCATGCCCGGCAAGGAGCCGTTCTCGCTGCCGATGAAAGACCCGGTGCTGTATTTCCTGCAACGGCTGCGCGACGAGGCCCATCGCTTCGCCATCGGCGCTCACCGCACGCGCCGGGCCGGCGACATGGTGCGCTCGCCGCTCGATGAAATCGACGGCATCGGCGCCGCCCGCAAGAAGGCGCTGCTGCATCATTTCGGCTCGGCCCGCGAGGCGGCGGCGGCAGGGCTGGCCGATCTGGAGGCGGTGCCCGGAATCTCGAAATCCATGGCCAAAAAAATCTATGACCATTTCCATCCGCAGGGCTAA
- a CDS encoding SDR family oxidoreductase — MTDISSLIPRTALVTGAARRLGRAMALELAQAGFAVAIHYSRSRDEAASLAAEIVGHGGRAALVAGDLAVEADMQALMPQAVAALGPIGVLVNNASTFERDEVDSASRASWDFHMEVNLRAPFVLSQAMAAALPDDAHGVIVNLIDQRVWNLTPHFTTYTLSKAGLWTLTQTLALALAPRIRVAGIGPGPALPSVRQTQAQFDAQCAGTPLAVGTSPDEVAAALRFILSSRSYTGQMVALDGGQHLQWAPAAAGFAGIE, encoded by the coding sequence ATGACCGACATCTCTTCCCTGATTCCCCGCACCGCCCTGGTTACCGGCGCCGCCCGACGTTTGGGCCGGGCCATGGCGCTTGAACTGGCCCAAGCTGGTTTCGCCGTTGCCATCCATTATTCCCGGTCGCGCGACGAGGCGGCAAGCCTGGCCGCCGAGATCGTTGGCCATGGTGGACGGGCCGCCCTGGTGGCCGGCGATCTGGCGGTCGAGGCCGACATGCAGGCGCTGATGCCGCAGGCGGTGGCGGCGTTGGGCCCCATCGGCGTGCTGGTCAACAACGCTTCGACCTTCGAGCGCGATGAGGTGGACAGCGCCAGTCGGGCCAGTTGGGACTTTCATATGGAAGTCAATCTGCGCGCCCCCTTTGTCCTGTCCCAGGCCATGGCCGCGGCGCTGCCCGACGATGCCCATGGGGTGATCGTCAATCTGATCGATCAGCGGGTGTGGAACCTGACGCCCCATTTCACCACCTACACCCTGTCCAAGGCGGGCTTATGGACCCTGACCCAGACCCTGGCCCTGGCCCTGGCACCGCGCATCCGCGTCGCTGGGATCGGGCCGGGACCGGCTCTGCCCTCGGTGCGACAGACGCAAGCGCAATTCGATGCCCAATGCGCGGGCACGCCGCTGGCGGTGGGCACGTCGCCGGACGAAGTGGCGGCGGCGCTGCGCTTTATTTTATCCAGCCGCTCGTACACCGGTCAGATGGTGGCCTTGGATGGCGGGCAGCATCTGCAATGGGCGCCGGCTGCCGCCGGTTTTGCCGGTATCGAGTGA
- a CDS encoding serine/threonine-protein kinase has protein sequence MERIGKYVVHKSVQTTGYARIVFCHDPDLQIPVALKVFAAKASDSDPLSVPQWLTRFQAEARALATFDHPHIIAVKSMETGTSGRPFFVMPYMAANLRFEIGKDNVTEGEEKSRRLPLARALSLLKQTSSGLMSLHRRGMVHRAVKPGNLLLTARENGQIKLADFSMVKLPERNPPLPDHWMGDTDYCAPEQRESATTVDARADVYSLGVLACRLLTGTLPDLSAGAVELPGKFSELLVKLVRDATDPDPAKRPAHAGAFLQGLGQVPVEAAAKPKVHVVPMRRVPAATKAALPIAGE, from the coding sequence ATGGAACGCATCGGCAAATACGTCGTTCACAAAAGCGTGCAGACGACCGGCTATGCCAGGATCGTCTTTTGTCACGATCCGGATTTGCAAATTCCGGTGGCTTTGAAAGTTTTCGCGGCCAAAGCCAGTGACAGCGATCCGCTCAGCGTTCCGCAATGGCTGACCCGTTTCCAGGCCGAGGCCCGCGCCCTGGCCACTTTCGATCATCCCCACATCATTGCCGTCAAGTCCATGGAAACCGGGACCAGTGGCCGCCCGTTCTTCGTCATGCCCTATATGGCCGCCAATCTGCGTTTCGAGATCGGCAAGGACAATGTGACCGAAGGCGAGGAAAAGTCGCGCCGGTTGCCCCTGGCCCGGGCGCTGTCGTTGTTGAAGCAGACCTCGTCCGGACTGATGAGCCTGCATCGGCGCGGCATGGTCCATCGGGCGGTCAAACCGGGGAACCTTTTGTTGACCGCGCGTGAGAACGGCCAGATCAAGCTGGCCGATTTCAGCATGGTCAAACTGCCGGAGCGTAATCCGCCGCTGCCCGACCACTGGATGGGCGATACCGATTATTGCGCCCCCGAACAACGTGAAAGCGCCACCACCGTCGATGCGCGCGCCGATGTCTATTCGCTGGGGGTGTTGGCCTGTCGGCTGTTGACCGGAACGTTGCCGGATTTGTCGGCTGGGGCGGTGGAACTGCCGGGCAAGTTCTCCGAGCTTCTGGTCAAGCTGGTGCGCGATGCCACCGACCCTGATCCGGCCAAGCGTCCGGCCCATGCCGGGGCGTTCCTACAGGGGCTGGGGCAGGTTCCGGTCGAGGCGGCGGCCAAGCCCAAGGTGCATGTGGTTCCCATGCGCAGGGTACCCGCAGCGACCAAGGCGGCGCTCCCGATCGCGGGAGAGTAA
- a CDS encoding serine/threonine-protein kinase: MTAPARLGIYEIRELVVTSSFSHLYRAHDPLLDRWVAIKVFDLSPEKEASLPYERQEWQRRFVAEARILAAMDHPHVVRVDAMGHLPDGAPYMVMPWHVANLRREIGRDVFDPERQKTVPVEQRPRAVAPERAIEILRQTCLGLAALHRRGIVHRDVKPSNLLLTERHDGMIRLCDLGMAKQGADMSRSRAGVWIGTLDYLAPEQRENAAAATDRADVYAVGVLAYRLLTGKLPVGAFAPVSTLVEGVGTELDHWVGDALAPDPVLRPPAIRMAARLAQGVLKA, from the coding sequence TTGACCGCTCCGGCCCGGCTGGGCATTTATGAAATCCGCGAGCTGGTGGTCACCAGCTCGTTTTCCCACCTGTATCGGGCCCATGATCCGTTGTTGGATCGGTGGGTCGCCATCAAGGTGTTCGACCTTAGCCCGGAAAAAGAAGCCAGCCTGCCCTATGAACGGCAAGAATGGCAGCGGCGCTTCGTCGCCGAGGCCCGTATCCTGGCGGCCATGGATCATCCGCATGTGGTCCGGGTCGATGCCATGGGGCATCTGCCCGACGGCGCGCCTTATATGGTCATGCCCTGGCACGTGGCCAATCTGCGGCGAGAGATCGGTCGTGACGTTTTTGATCCGGAGCGGCAAAAGACCGTTCCGGTCGAGCAAAGGCCGCGAGCGGTAGCACCGGAACGGGCGATCGAGATTCTACGGCAGACCTGCTTGGGGCTGGCGGCGCTGCACCGCCGTGGTATCGTCCACCGTGACGTGAAGCCCAGCAATCTGCTGCTGACCGAACGTCATGACGGCATGATCAGGCTGTGCGATCTGGGTATGGCCAAGCAGGGTGCCGATATGAGCCGGTCGCGGGCTGGGGTGTGGATCGGCACCTTAGATTATCTGGCGCCGGAGCAGCGCGAGAATGCCGCCGCCGCCACCGACCGCGCCGACGTCTACGCGGTCGGCGTGTTGGCATATCGGCTGTTAACCGGCAAGCTGCCGGTCGGGGCATTCGCTCCGGTCTCCACCTTGGTCGAGGGGGTGGGGACCGAGTTGGATCACTGGGTGGGGGATGCCTTGGCCCCCGATCCGGTATTGCGTCCACCGGCCATCCGGATGGCAGCCAGACTGGCGCAGGGTGTATTGAAGGCTTAG